In one window of Tenacibaculum mesophilum DNA:
- a CDS encoding XdhC family protein has translation MTHEFKEIIQQASINQQQGIQNILATVVDLDGSSYRKPGVRMLLSSNGKIIGAISGGCVEKEIQRRAQSVFENNKPKIVTYDGRYRLGCEGILYVLLEPFYLSTEFIDAFSKNSKERRPYDIISFFQKEDEAHGDFGSIIQFNNQQIFTFSKEFNTEKTGQLANFKQTLQPLFRLLIIGGEHDAVKLCTLATQLGWEVDVITSIKDPKELIDFPGAKSVVAQTPELIQLSQVNNNTAIVIMNHNFTYDLRWLIKLQEQNPIYIGILGAAKRREKLFNELFEFSPDITDEFLDKIHTPAGLNIGAETPEEIALSILAEILSVIRNKEVFSLKKITGRIHE, from the coding sequence ATGACACACGAATTTAAAGAAATAATACAACAAGCCTCTATAAATCAACAACAAGGCATACAAAATATTTTAGCAACGGTTGTAGATTTAGATGGCTCTTCTTACAGAAAACCAGGAGTTAGAATGTTACTATCTTCTAATGGAAAAATAATCGGTGCTATTAGCGGTGGTTGTGTTGAAAAAGAAATACAACGTAGAGCACAATCTGTTTTTGAAAACAACAAACCAAAAATAGTGACCTATGATGGTCGTTACCGTTTAGGTTGTGAGGGAATATTGTATGTTCTTTTAGAACCCTTTTATCTTTCAACTGAATTTATTGATGCTTTTTCTAAAAATAGTAAAGAAAGAAGACCATATGATATTATATCTTTTTTTCAAAAAGAAGATGAAGCACACGGAGATTTCGGTTCCATAATTCAGTTTAACAATCAACAAATATTTACTTTCAGCAAAGAGTTTAATACTGAAAAAACAGGTCAGTTAGCTAATTTTAAACAAACTTTACAACCACTATTTCGTTTGCTTATTATTGGCGGAGAGCACGATGCTGTAAAACTATGTACACTAGCCACTCAGTTAGGCTGGGAAGTCGATGTAATTACCTCTATAAAAGATCCAAAAGAATTAATCGATTTTCCCGGAGCTAAATCGGTAGTTGCACAAACTCCAGAATTAATTCAACTTTCTCAAGTAAATAACAATACTGCTATTGTTATTATGAATCATAATTTCACTTACGATTTACGTTGGCTTATTAAATTACAAGAACAAAATCCTATTTATATAGGTATTTTAGGTGCTGCTAAACGACGAGAAAAACTATTTAACGAACTGTTTGAATTTTCACCCGATATTACTGATGAATTTTTAGATAAAATTCATACTCCCGCTGGATTAAATATTGGAGCAGAAACCCCAGAAGAAATTGCTTTATCAATCTTAGCAGAAATACTATCCGTAATTCGTAACAAAGAAGTTTTTTCTCTAAAAAAGATTACTGGACGAATCCATGAATAA
- a CDS encoding Pycsar system effector family protein, with translation MNSLIQETEQFVIDLLNENLDKNFVYHNIAHTQRVVEKSLELIEGENFSEEQQQILTLAAWFHDVGYTVNPENHEEEGIKIATEFLKSKKVLGSVIDEVSKLIASTKMGAKPKRQLEKVLRDADCSHVGSKNYTDFNELLRKERELVCKRKIKTVEWDDANLEFLTKHRFYTSKASKLWEKQKSKNIAQLLKRKQKELQEAAKLKQKKEELAYKKNKIELPERGIETMFRVALRNHITLSDIADTKANILLSVNAIIISMTLSTLIPKLDNPSNYYLIIPTLIFSIFTVISIVLSVLATRPNVTEGKFTKEDVANKKVNLLFFGNFHQMQLPDFDWAMSEMMKDRDYLYGSLTKDLYFLGLVLNRKYKLLRITYTVFMIGILVSVVAFVFAFYQQEQATKLGETVSVMCAI, from the coding sequence ATGAACAGTTTGATACAAGAAACAGAGCAATTTGTAATTGATTTATTAAATGAAAATTTAGATAAAAACTTTGTATATCACAATATTGCCCATACTCAACGAGTGGTTGAGAAGTCACTCGAATTAATTGAAGGAGAAAATTTCTCAGAAGAGCAGCAACAAATTTTAACATTAGCAGCATGGTTTCATGATGTTGGATATACAGTTAATCCTGAAAATCATGAAGAGGAAGGTATAAAAATAGCAACAGAGTTTTTAAAGAGTAAAAAAGTATTAGGAAGTGTTATAGATGAAGTATCTAAATTAATAGCTTCAACTAAAATGGGAGCAAAACCTAAAAGACAATTAGAGAAGGTTTTAAGAGATGCGGATTGTTCTCATGTTGGAAGTAAAAATTATACAGACTTTAATGAATTATTACGAAAGGAAAGAGAACTAGTATGTAAGAGAAAAATTAAAACTGTTGAATGGGATGACGCTAATCTTGAGTTTTTAACAAAACATCGTTTTTATACAAGCAAAGCTTCTAAGCTTTGGGAAAAACAAAAAAGTAAAAATATAGCTCAACTTTTAAAGAGAAAACAAAAAGAGTTGCAAGAAGCCGCTAAACTTAAACAGAAAAAAGAAGAGTTAGCATATAAAAAAAATAAGATTGAATTACCAGAGAGGGGTATTGAAACTATGTTTCGTGTAGCACTCCGTAATCATATTACGTTAAGTGATATTGCAGATACAAAGGCAAATATTTTACTATCCGTAAATGCAATCATTATTTCGATGACATTGTCAACGTTAATCCCTAAATTAGATAATCCATCTAATTACTACCTAATAATACCTACGTTAATTTTTTCAATTTTTACGGTAATATCTATTGTGTTATCGGTTTTAGCAACAAGACCCAATGTTACTGAAGGGAAATTCACAAAAGAAGATGTAGCTAATAAAAAAGTAAATCTTTTGTTTTTTGGGAATTTTCATCAAATGCAATTGCCTGATTTTGATTGGGCAATGAGCGAAATGATGAAGGATCGTGATTATTTATATGGATCACTTACTAAAGACTTATACTTCTTAGGATTAGTGTTAAATAGAAAGTATAAGTTGTTGCGTATTACATACACAGTTTTTATGATTGGTATTTTGGTAAGTGTTGTTGCTTTTGTATTTGCTTTTTATCAACAAGAACAAGCAACAAAGTTAGGAGAAACTGTTTCTGTAATGTGTGCTATTTAA
- a CDS encoding RNA polymerase sigma-70 factor — protein sequence MKTYRLTKEKSFEKLYRTHWKSLYLLCYSKTNSKEAAEEIVQDVFISLWKRVDKIEFTSQTQNYLLKSARNKIVDYYRSKNSYKNKKKLEEVTSDCVLKETKSIEHNLAVTNFLENDLQLVVNRLPNRCQEVYRLSREQQLSTAEIAIQLEISPKTVKNHLTKALAFIHENLKII from the coding sequence ATAAAAACATATAGGCTTACAAAAGAGAAAAGTTTTGAAAAACTTTATAGAACTCATTGGAAGAGCTTATACCTCTTATGTTATTCTAAAACCAATAGTAAAGAGGCAGCAGAAGAGATTGTTCAAGATGTATTTATTTCTTTATGGAAAAGGGTTGATAAAATAGAATTTACTAGTCAAACTCAAAATTACTTATTAAAATCTGCTCGCAATAAAATTGTAGACTACTATCGCTCTAAAAATTCTTATAAGAATAAAAAAAAATTGGAGGAAGTAACATCAGATTGTGTTTTAAAAGAAACAAAGTCAATAGAGCATAATCTGGCAGTTACCAATTTTTTAGAGAATGATTTACAATTAGTTGTTAATCGATTACCAAATAGATGCCAAGAAGTATATCGATTAAGTAGAGAGCAACAACTTTCTACAGCAGAAATAGCTATTCAGTTAGAGATATCACCAAAAACGGTAAAGAATCACCTTACTAAAGCTTTGGCTTTTATTCATGAAAACTTAAAAATTATTTAA
- a CDS encoding FecR family protein, with the protein MEITPELLTRYAEGKCTETERKRIEEWVNTTENEIKFPETNIETSSHIEEKLWNAIAKDTIKSTKRNFFFRWSVAATFTVFLLVSAFFVVNKPIIYTTQAGEVRTIVLKDSTRITLNALSSLEVSREYGKTHRNVILKGEGYFKVEKNAQLPFVIKTEKTVTKVLGTKFNLSAYTGENNVIFLDEGKVFFFSKKEGKEKGMTLNPKEKAILVKERLVKKVFKENDHTAWMQQKLIFKDETLSSVIKVLERFYNCSIEIKKEELKRRKYNGIHTKESIDTVMKDIGFVLNFNFKKTGDRIIIF; encoded by the coding sequence ATGGAAATAACACCTGAACTTTTAACACGATATGCAGAAGGAAAGTGTACAGAAACTGAAAGAAAAAGAATAGAGGAATGGGTGAATACCACCGAAAACGAGATCAAATTTCCTGAAACCAATATTGAGACATCATCACATATTGAAGAGAAACTTTGGAATGCCATTGCAAAAGATACAATAAAGTCAACAAAAAGAAACTTCTTTTTTAGATGGAGTGTAGCAGCAACATTTACTGTTTTTTTATTAGTGTCAGCCTTTTTTGTTGTTAACAAACCAATAATATATACAACACAGGCAGGTGAAGTAAGAACAATAGTACTTAAAGACAGTACGAGAATTACCTTAAATGCATTATCGTCTCTTGAAGTATCAAGAGAGTATGGAAAAACACATAGAAATGTAATATTGAAAGGAGAAGGTTACTTCAAAGTAGAAAAGAACGCTCAACTTCCATTTGTAATTAAAACAGAAAAAACAGTAACAAAAGTTTTAGGAACTAAATTTAATTTATCTGCTTATACAGGAGAGAATAACGTTATATTTTTAGATGAAGGAAAAGTGTTTTTTTTCTCAAAAAAAGAAGGAAAAGAAAAAGGAATGACACTAAATCCAAAAGAGAAAGCAATACTTGTTAAAGAAAGGTTGGTAAAGAAGGTTTTTAAAGAAAATGACCATACGGCATGGATGCAACAAAAATTAATTTTTAAAGATGAAACCTTAAGTAGTGTAATAAAAGTGTTAGAACGATTTTATAATTGTAGCATAGAGATAAAAAAAGAAGAGTTAAAAAGGAGAAAATATAACGGAATTCATACAAAAGAATCAATAGACACAGTAATGAAAGATATTGGTTTTGTGTTGAATTTTAATTTCAAAAAGACAGGGGATAGAATAATAATTTTTTAA
- a CDS encoding TonB-dependent receptor yields MNKINYTAIHRTVKSILIIVFCITVQSSFAQESILDKKISINFINNTIPTALRKIEEKASCKFAFESIDEKRKNIITKEYKKVTLREILNEVLVKYHIYYKVRGNTILIQNQAEKGVITGTILDDKGLPLPYASIVLKGTSFGASSDKDGRYSFYAPEGNYIAIASSVGFGNEQKTVTILANQKNTLDFSLTETAESLNEIVITGTRNQGYIVPLTNALKTPIKTLKAPASIAVLSDNFLEDIGARNLSTIITFVPGVSNADNGGGQVENVIIRGFPQSESYINGIRQQRAPEGVRAIETIERVQILKGPSGVEASLTSSGGFMNIITKKPKDTFAAEVILGGGDHNFMRVVGDVTGPLVEGKLNGRLIAGYQKRQFWRNGQDDRPYVTIAPSFDWKITDKTNLIVEYEYNWANDPLDRGTIYIEGAGLKNNFLPRNFTFHGEKDDYKIGSNRFDITLNHKFNDKISATVQYHNFSQKSEEHSFRNADAEGGWGPLFKEDGVTFSGNSVVPIFFAEVGADIGTETVQVNFNGDFTNEEGVGHAFNFGGSTAVSDATYTDADRDFVYRSFENTLDVFNPDNNQEPNVVGESIRPNFRVGDKINAVFGQWLGKWTPKFRTVVGMRYDDVKKITEQNLNGISPEVLAKLEAQSAPNPINLINRNYNDDLFSFRLGSSYDVTSTLTGFVGYSSSAQPQNGVTRKGNGIKPIRANSFEGGLKWQLFNGKALATASAYFLERKNIAISDPSNTPEERFMLPLGSAEIKGIEFELTGKLTRDLSFMGGMSFQNSEITESDQDIIGNKFANIPEFQFSGFSNYNGKSIGLSGLDIGLGVVHQGKREANSGNQYQLPGYTRMDFALGYTFKNNLQIRYNVFNVFDTTYYTSAQDNILRGSDQIGVGDRRLFQITLTKKWL; encoded by the coding sequence ATGAATAAAATAAATTATACAGCTATTCATAGAACTGTAAAAAGTATACTAATAATAGTTTTTTGCATTACAGTTCAAAGTTCATTTGCACAAGAATCTATATTAGATAAAAAAATTTCAATAAACTTTATAAATAATACGATACCAACTGCTTTAAGAAAAATAGAAGAAAAAGCAAGTTGTAAATTCGCTTTTGAGTCTATCGATGAAAAGAGGAAAAACATTATTACCAAAGAGTATAAAAAAGTAACATTACGAGAAATACTTAATGAAGTATTAGTTAAATATCACATTTATTATAAGGTAAGAGGAAACACTATTTTAATACAAAATCAAGCAGAAAAAGGTGTAATAACAGGAACTATTTTAGATGATAAAGGACTTCCTTTACCTTATGCATCAATAGTATTAAAAGGAACTAGTTTTGGGGCATCTTCTGATAAAGATGGTAGGTATAGTTTTTATGCACCAGAAGGAAATTACATTGCTATAGCGTCTTCAGTAGGATTTGGTAATGAACAAAAAACAGTAACAATTTTAGCAAATCAAAAGAATACATTAGATTTTTCTTTAACTGAAACTGCTGAAAGTTTAAATGAAATTGTGATAACAGGAACAAGAAATCAAGGGTATATTGTTCCGTTAACTAATGCATTAAAAACACCAATAAAAACACTAAAAGCTCCAGCTTCAATAGCTGTTTTAAGTGACAATTTTTTAGAGGATATTGGAGCTAGAAATTTAAGCACAATTATAACATTTGTGCCAGGTGTTAGTAATGCCGATAATGGTGGAGGACAAGTAGAAAATGTGATAATTAGAGGTTTTCCACAATCAGAATCTTATATAAATGGTATTCGACAACAAAGAGCTCCAGAAGGAGTTAGAGCTATAGAAACGATAGAAAGAGTTCAAATATTAAAAGGACCTTCTGGTGTTGAAGCGTCATTAACTTCTTCAGGAGGTTTTATGAATATTATCACAAAAAAACCAAAAGACACTTTTGCTGCTGAAGTAATTTTAGGAGGAGGAGATCATAATTTTATGCGTGTAGTTGGAGATGTTACAGGCCCTTTAGTTGAAGGAAAATTAAATGGTCGTTTAATTGCAGGTTATCAAAAAAGGCAATTTTGGAGAAATGGACAGGATGATAGGCCGTATGTAACTATTGCCCCATCGTTTGATTGGAAAATAACAGATAAAACAAACCTTATTGTAGAATATGAATATAATTGGGCTAATGATCCTTTAGATAGAGGAACTATTTATATTGAAGGAGCTGGATTGAAAAATAATTTTTTACCTAGAAATTTTACTTTTCATGGAGAAAAGGACGATTATAAAATAGGCTCTAATAGGTTTGATATAACGTTAAATCATAAATTCAACGATAAAATTTCAGCAACGGTACAATATCATAATTTTTCTCAAAAATCAGAAGAACATTCATTTAGAAATGCTGATGCAGAAGGTGGTTGGGGGCCTCTTTTTAAAGAAGATGGAGTCACTTTTTCAGGAAATTCAGTAGTACCAATATTTTTTGCTGAAGTTGGAGCTGACATTGGTACAGAAACGGTACAGGTAAATTTTAACGGAGACTTTACAAATGAAGAAGGTGTTGGACATGCTTTTAATTTTGGAGGAAGCACTGCAGTTAGTGATGCTACTTATACTGATGCTGATAGAGACTTTGTGTATAGAAGTTTTGAAAATACTTTAGATGTTTTTAATCCAGATAATAATCAAGAGCCTAATGTTGTAGGAGAAAGTATACGCCCAAACTTTAGAGTTGGAGATAAAATTAATGCAGTTTTTGGGCAATGGCTGGGTAAATGGACACCTAAGTTTAGAACAGTTGTAGGTATGAGATATGATGATGTAAAAAAGATAACAGAACAAAACTTAAATGGTATTAGCCCAGAAGTATTAGCAAAATTAGAAGCACAATCTGCACCTAATCCAATTAACTTAATTAACCGTAATTATAATGATGATTTATTTTCATTTAGGTTAGGATCATCATATGACGTAACATCAACATTAACAGGTTTTGTAGGTTATTCATCATCAGCACAACCACAAAATGGAGTAACTCGTAAAGGAAATGGAATTAAACCTATTAGAGCAAACTCTTTTGAAGGAGGTTTAAAATGGCAACTGTTTAACGGAAAAGCTTTAGCAACAGCATCTGCTTACTTTTTAGAAAGAAAAAACATAGCTATTTCAGATCCAAGCAATACGCCTGAAGAACGCTTTATGTTACCGTTAGGAAGCGCAGAAATAAAAGGAATAGAGTTTGAATTAACAGGAAAGCTAACTAGAGATTTATCTTTTATGGGAGGTATGAGTTTCCAAAATTCTGAAATAACAGAAAGTGATCAAGATATTATAGGAAACAAGTTTGCAAACATCCCAGAGTTTCAATTTAGCGGGTTTTCTAATTATAATGGAAAAAGTATAGGTTTATCAGGGTTAGATATTGGTTTGGGTGTAGTACATCAAGGAAAACGTGAAGCTAACAGTGGAAATCAATATCAACTACCAGGGTATACTCGTATGGATTTTGCTTTAGGTTACACATTTAAAAACAATTTACAAATACGTTATAATGTGTTTAATGTTTTTGATACAACTTATTATACCTCGGCACAAGACAATATTTTAAGAGGATCCGATCAAATTGGAGTGGGAGATAGGCGTCTTTTTCAAATTACATTAACTAAAAAATGGCTTTAA
- a CDS encoding PepSY-associated TM helix domain-containing protein, translating into MALKIKQKTFFTIHSWIGITAGLLLFVICWSGSIAVFSHEIDWLLNSKLQSDYIKNDKKEVNWQKAYNSFHIKYPKSELGELAEAEKSGYTLHGWGRKQSGELFRFYMNPSSYNIQEETTYFNVQRFFRSFHMSLFDPDVSRIFGVNFGYFIVGCLGFVLVLSTLTGFLFYKKWRSGFFKLNIKKGARRLWSDTHKLIGLWSLWFGLLIGLTGTWYLLEWWLPEPPHIDTSQITQKNKEKYLSINELVEKAEKEFPELEIQRLFFYNYNKGLLSFEGDNGALLVRKRTAHITLNTLTGDVIKIQKPEELTMYHRWWETVDVLHFGNFAGLWSKWLYFIFGLSLSVLCLTGAYLQAKRQKLKSGVKKYRISIIIAYSITVIILGLSFWGGVEEITRYGVNGSLPKTPAPIVCFIVLWGVTTIGILTYWMKKVK; encoded by the coding sequence ATGGCTTTAAAAATTAAGCAAAAAACTTTTTTTACTATTCATTCTTGGATAGGTATTACTGCCGGACTTTTACTATTTGTTATATGTTGGTCTGGCAGTATTGCCGTTTTTTCTCATGAAATAGATTGGTTACTAAATTCTAAACTTCAAAGTGATTACATAAAAAACGATAAAAAAGAAGTTAATTGGCAAAAAGCATATAATTCTTTTCATATAAAATATCCAAAATCTGAATTAGGAGAGTTAGCTGAAGCAGAAAAAAGTGGTTATACATTGCATGGGTGGGGAAGGAAGCAAAGTGGTGAACTTTTTCGTTTTTATATGAACCCTTCATCTTATAATATACAAGAAGAAACAACATATTTTAATGTACAACGCTTTTTTAGAAGTTTCCATATGTCTCTTTTTGATCCAGATGTATCACGTATTTTTGGAGTAAATTTTGGGTACTTCATAGTGGGATGTTTAGGGTTTGTTTTAGTTCTTTCAACTCTCACAGGTTTTTTATTTTACAAAAAATGGAGATCAGGTTTTTTTAAGTTAAATATTAAAAAAGGAGCTAGAAGGCTTTGGTCAGATACTCATAAGTTAATCGGATTATGGTCACTATGGTTTGGTTTATTAATAGGACTTACTGGAACTTGGTATTTGTTGGAATGGTGGCTTCCAGAGCCGCCACATATTGATACTTCACAAATTACACAAAAAAATAAGGAAAAGTATTTAAGTATTAATGAACTGGTAGAAAAAGCAGAAAAAGAGTTTCCTGAATTGGAAATTCAGCGTTTGTTTTTTTACAATTACAATAAAGGACTTTTATCATTTGAAGGTGATAATGGAGCATTACTTGTAAGAAAAAGAACAGCACATATTACTCTGAATACTTTAACAGGAGATGTAATTAAGATTCAAAAACCTGAGGAGTTAACCATGTATCATAGATGGTGGGAAACTGTAGATGTTTTACATTTTGGCAATTTTGCAGGATTGTGGTCTAAATGGTTGTATTTTATTTTCGGACTTTCATTGTCTGTGCTGTGTTTAACAGGAGCGTACTTACAAGCAAAGCGCCAAAAGCTGAAGTCAGGGGTGAAAAAATATAGAATATCAATAATTATAGCATACAGTATTACTGTGATAATTTTAGGGTTGTCTTTTTGGGGAGGAGTTGAAGAAATAACTCGCTATGGAGTTAACGGTAGTTTACCTAAAACACCCGCTCCCATAGTTTGTTTTATTGTTTTATGGGGAGTAACAACAATAGGTATACTTACTTATTGGATGAAAAAAGTAAAATAA
- a CDS encoding receptor L domain-containing protein, with translation MPKYNLYKLIVIILLFTSCSKSEENQLPPSTQLTVKISSTNPLNSKIEWTNTDNSQNKTTYYDLYLGDELIAEYIDGNTFEFEELKGLTEYQGKVIAKDINNKTITSTEYKFFTDKKQFEGNIELKSQEDIDNFTSKGYNAIKGNLIINGKTSSVKSLSNFNDLSQIHGDLFIINTSLKNLSGFEGVTLTSNEARLVIINNNELTNVEALSTITALGSLRILNNKSLQNLSGFHKLKTIRQELSISLNPSINNLTALQNLSKLHKVNIIGNDSLENLNGLEQITEVNAVVIKNNTSLKTMEGLQNLTSCELYFTIENNTKLTKLNGLSSLKSVGAIKIINNASLASISNLSSLTSVSYLIEVKDNSNLTSLNGVQNIVYDNSPTNKELFIQNNPKITTLDALSNYTFERGVIDISNNKKLVNFCGLKKLLTEIKHKDFDENNFIYNNAYNPSINDILGKKCNSSL, from the coding sequence ATGCCCAAATACAATTTATATAAATTAATAGTTATAATCCTACTCTTTACATCTTGCTCTAAATCAGAAGAAAACCAACTACCTCCTTCTACACAACTAACTGTAAAAATTAGTTCAACTAATCCGTTAAACAGCAAAATAGAATGGACTAATACTGATAATTCACAAAACAAAACCACCTATTACGACCTTTACTTAGGCGATGAACTAATAGCTGAATATATTGACGGTAACACTTTCGAATTTGAAGAGCTTAAAGGCTTAACTGAATACCAAGGTAAAGTAATCGCCAAGGACATAAATAACAAAACTATTACTTCTACTGAATACAAATTTTTTACTGATAAAAAACAATTTGAAGGTAATATAGAGTTAAAAAGTCAAGAAGATATTGATAACTTTACCTCTAAAGGGTACAATGCTATCAAAGGAAATCTAATTATAAACGGTAAAACTTCCTCTGTAAAAAGTCTTTCTAATTTTAATGACCTTAGTCAAATACATGGAGACTTGTTTATTATAAATACCTCTCTTAAAAACTTAAGTGGTTTTGAAGGTGTAACATTAACTTCTAATGAAGCTAGACTCGTTATTATTAACAACAATGAGCTTACCAATGTTGAAGCTTTATCAACAATTACGGCTTTGGGTTCTCTTCGTATTCTAAACAATAAGTCGTTACAAAACTTAAGCGGATTTCATAAACTAAAAACTATTCGACAAGAGTTATCAATCAGTTTGAATCCTTCTATAAATAATCTAACTGCTTTACAGAATCTTAGTAAGCTTCATAAAGTTAATATTATTGGAAATGATTCTTTAGAAAACTTAAACGGTTTAGAACAAATAACAGAAGTCAACGCTGTTGTAATTAAAAATAATACTTCTTTAAAAACTATGGAAGGTTTACAGAACTTAACATCTTGTGAACTTTACTTTACTATTGAAAACAATACTAAACTTACTAAGTTAAATGGTCTTTCTAGTTTAAAGAGTGTTGGCGCTATTAAAATTATTAACAATGCTTCTTTAGCAAGTATTTCTAACTTATCATCTTTAACGTCTGTTAGTTATTTAATAGAAGTAAAAGATAATTCTAATTTAACTTCTCTTAATGGAGTACAAAATATAGTTTACGATAACAGCCCCACAAATAAGGAACTTTTTATTCAAAACAATCCTAAAATTACAACCTTAGATGCTCTTTCAAACTATACTTTTGAAAGAGGTGTTATAGACATTTCAAATAATAAAAAACTTGTTAATTTTTGTGGATTAAAAAAGCTACTAACCGAAATTAAGCATAAAGATTTTGATGAAAACAACTTTATTTATAACAATGCGTATAACCCCAGTATAAATGACATTTTAGGTAAAAAATGTAATTCATCATTATAA